A section of the Clostridia bacterium genome encodes:
- a CDS encoding sigma 54-interacting transcriptional regulator — protein sequence MSTGRSSPGDPAPEELNLLGMALLESSPEGILVADARGTIIYANAAYTRIHHRDGRARVGTNIFATNPEGALAEALRSGRAVFGKRHRPPNSEVEVLARAFPVYHQGRLLGAAVFFQEVTGALEILEQLKRAQECLAVLSSKIEEIGRAPYSFASIVGQSPRLQQALEVARKAAATDATVLLRGESGTGKDLFAAAIHNASRRAKYPFIHVNCAAVPETLLESEFFGYEKGAFTGAAQRKLGMFELADRGTLFLDEIGDLDLRLQAKLLQVLQSGEFRRIGGTAMVRADVRVIAATNRNLEELIERGQFRPDLYFRLNVVEIALPPLRERKEDILLLVDHLLGRLSRKAGKRVAGIDPEAMNLLQDYCWPGNVRELENVLERALVLVEEGRPIRPEHILLPRIRSAAPQAIVPLRDLEADMIRRAIDRFGTSVEGKRQAARALGISLSTLYDKLKHMGGTVSENRKGNSENKKATLR from the coding sequence GTGAGCACAGGAAGGTCGTCGCCTGGCGACCCGGCTCCTGAAGAGCTCAACCTGCTGGGAATGGCGCTTCTGGAGTCCTCGCCGGAGGGCATCCTGGTGGCCGACGCCCGAGGCACCATAATCTATGCTAATGCGGCTTATACCCGGATCCATCACCGCGACGGCAGGGCGCGGGTAGGTACCAACATATTTGCGACCAACCCGGAGGGAGCGTTGGCGGAGGCGCTGCGCAGCGGGCGGGCGGTCTTCGGCAAGCGCCACCGCCCGCCCAATTCCGAAGTAGAAGTGCTGGCCCGAGCCTTTCCCGTTTACCACCAGGGCAGGTTGCTGGGGGCGGCGGTATTCTTCCAAGAGGTTACCGGAGCCCTGGAAATCCTGGAACAGCTCAAGCGGGCCCAGGAATGCCTGGCGGTGCTGTCTTCAAAGATCGAAGAGATCGGCCGTGCCCCTTACAGCTTCGCTTCTATCGTGGGGCAGAGCCCCCGCCTGCAGCAGGCCCTGGAAGTGGCCCGGAAGGCCGCGGCAACTGACGCCACGGTTCTGCTGAGAGGGGAAAGCGGCACCGGCAAGGATCTGTTTGCCGCCGCCATCCACAACGCCAGCCGCCGGGCCAAGTATCCTTTCATCCACGTTAACTGCGCCGCCGTGCCGGAGACGCTCCTGGAAAGTGAGTTCTTCGGATACGAGAAAGGAGCCTTCACCGGTGCTGCCCAGCGCAAGCTGGGCATGTTCGAGCTGGCCGACCGGGGCACCCTGTTTCTGGACGAAATCGGGGACCTGGATCTGAGGTTGCAGGCCAAGCTGCTTCAGGTCCTGCAGAGCGGCGAGTTCCGCCGGATCGGCGGCACGGCCATGGTCCGGGCAGACGTTAGGGTCATCGCCGCCACCAATCGCAACCTGGAAGAACTGATCGAAAGGGGCCAGTTCCGGCCCGACCTGTACTTTCGTCTGAACGTGGTGGAAATCGCCTTGCCGCCGTTACGGGAGCGCAAGGAGGATATTCTCCTCCTGGTGGACCACCTCCTCGGCCGGCTGTCGCGCAAGGCCGGCAAACGGGTGGCCGGCATCGACCCCGAAGCCATGAACCTGCTTCAGGACTACTGCTGGCCGGGCAACGTGCGGGAGCTGGAGAACGTCCTGGAGAGGGCCCTGGTGCTGGTGGAAGAGGGCAGGCCAATCCGGCCCGAGCACATTCTTCTGCCTCGCATTCGTTCCGCAGCCCCTCAAGCGATAGTGCCCCTGCGCGACCTGGAGGCGGACATGATCCGCCGGGCAATAGACAGGTTCGGCACTTCCGTTGAGGGAAAGAGGCAGGCCGCGCGTGCCCTGGGCATATCTCTTAGTACCCTGTACGACAAACTCAAGCATATGGGAGGCACGGTTTCCGAGAATCGGAAAGGGAATTCTGAGAATAAGAAAGCTACTTTGCGTTAA
- a CDS encoding UbiD family decarboxylase — protein sequence MSDLRSFLDAVRSRLPDQYAEIDKEVDPKYEIAAIQKKLEKQDRYTVLYFRRVKGSDMPVVLNVYGNRDRLAFALGTTPDKVADIYRQREDNPIPPQGVGEAPVQEVVITGDKVDLYRLPVLTAHEPDIAPYITTGIVIAKDPDTGVHNASFGRLMLVDRNTVYTHVTPGRHLHQYYAKAESRNQALPVTISLGSPPTWALGALSLIPIDQDELGVMGAMDGEPLKIVAGKTVPVPALAEAEIVLEGELLPHVRGEEGPFCEFTGYATGRRHRHVIKISAITMRRDPIYHALVAGSTEHRILGSIAKESYLFKVARVAAPSVRAVHVPVSGCGRFHCYVSLEKKAKGQPLNVGMAVLGADIYTKMVVVVDHDIDVFDEREVLWAVATRVQGNRDITFIPRALGSDLDPSADEDGVVCKMIVDATAKPFLDQYHARAVVPREVMDRIRLEDYLPGLSR from the coding sequence ATGTCTGATCTACGGTCCTTCTTAGACGCAGTCAGAAGCCGGTTGCCCGACCAGTATGCGGAGATAGACAAGGAGGTAGATCCGAAGTACGAAATAGCCGCGATCCAAAAGAAACTGGAGAAGCAAGACCGCTATACCGTGTTATACTTCAGGCGGGTTAAGGGCTCTGATATGCCTGTGGTGCTTAACGTTTACGGCAATCGCGACCGCCTGGCCTTCGCGTTGGGTACCACTCCGGATAAGGTGGCGGATATCTACCGCCAGCGGGAGGACAACCCCATTCCCCCGCAGGGAGTGGGAGAGGCACCGGTTCAAGAGGTGGTGATCACGGGGGACAAGGTGGATCTATACCGGCTGCCGGTGCTCACCGCCCACGAACCCGACATCGCTCCGTACATCACCACCGGCATCGTCATTGCCAAGGACCCCGATACCGGGGTACACAACGCCAGCTTTGGACGCCTGATGCTGGTGGATCGAAATACCGTTTATACGCACGTAACCCCGGGCAGGCATCTGCACCAGTACTATGCTAAGGCCGAAAGCCGCAACCAAGCGCTGCCGGTAACCATCAGCCTGGGCAGTCCGCCGACCTGGGCACTGGGGGCCCTGTCTCTCATTCCCATCGATCAGGACGAGTTGGGCGTTATGGGGGCTATGGACGGTGAACCTCTGAAAATAGTGGCCGGCAAGACCGTTCCGGTGCCCGCCCTGGCCGAGGCGGAAATCGTCCTGGAAGGCGAACTTCTTCCCCACGTTCGCGGTGAAGAGGGGCCGTTTTGCGAGTTTACCGGTTATGCCACCGGACGGCGCCACCGGCACGTAATCAAGATTTCTGCCATTACCATGCGCCGGGACCCCATTTACCATGCGCTGGTTGCCGGTTCCACGGAGCACCGGATACTGGGCTCCATTGCTAAGGAATCCTACCTGTTCAAGGTCGCCCGGGTGGCGGCTCCCTCCGTGAGGGCCGTACACGTGCCCGTATCCGGGTGCGGGCGCTTCCACTGCTACGTTTCCCTGGAAAAGAAGGCCAAGGGGCAGCCGCTGAACGTGGGCATGGCGGTTCTGGGAGCGGACATTTACACCAAGATGGTGGTAGTGGTGGATCACGACATTGACGTGTTCGACGAGCGAGAGGTGCTTTGGGCGGTGGCCACCCGGGTCCAGGGTAACCGGGATATTACCTTCATTCCCCGCGCCCTGGGGTCGGACCTGGACCCCTCGGCGGATGAGGACGGTGTGGTGTGCAAGATGATCGTGGACGCCACCGCCAAGCCCTTTCTGGATCAGTACCACGCTCGGGCCGTGGTGCCCCGGGAGGTGATGGACCGAATCCGGCTGGAGGATTACCTACCCGGTTTGAGCCGCTAG
- a CDS encoding TAXI family TRAP transporter solute-binding subunit: MTSVRLWKRGMHLALIGLLLAGVVGCGGGQRPSGTPAPQSGQAGNGTTASNVLTLATHPVGSLVNSLGTGIATVLGKYLGTEVKVMPTTGPIEWLPMIATGEVNLGVLNNWDAQMGRLGKEDFQAATGGKGAPIYLLASGTRSMVGTMVADNSGIRTGQDLKGKRVVVTVTGSGGITAQNKAALANFGLSEADVRPISVPSIEAGLRAVIEGRADATTISLGTAVITELDAEKGARYLSFDPSPEAVRRMQQYYPCYLEKVEPGQGRVGVREPAYLMCYEFYLVGSENLGEETAYQIVKALWEHSQELGEIHARLKDWVPDRFVNPRATIPYHPGAVKFYKEAGVWGPDMESLQSQLLAAK, translated from the coding sequence ATGACAAGCGTTAGGTTGTGGAAGCGCGGCATGCACTTGGCCCTGATCGGGTTGCTGTTGGCAGGGGTGGTCGGGTGCGGCGGAGGTCAGAGGCCCTCCGGCACTCCCGCACCTCAGTCCGGCCAGGCCGGAAACGGAACAACCGCCTCCAACGTGCTTACCCTTGCCACCCACCCGGTGGGAAGCCTGGTGAACAGCCTGGGTACCGGTATCGCCACCGTGCTCGGCAAGTACCTGGGCACTGAGGTGAAGGTGATGCCCACCACCGGACCGATTGAGTGGCTGCCCATGATTGCCACCGGTGAAGTGAATCTGGGCGTGCTCAACAACTGGGATGCCCAGATGGGCAGGCTGGGAAAGGAGGATTTCCAGGCGGCCACCGGCGGTAAGGGGGCCCCCATTTACCTGCTGGCCTCCGGCACCCGCTCCATGGTGGGCACCATGGTGGCCGACAACTCGGGCATAAGGACGGGTCAGGACCTGAAAGGCAAGAGGGTAGTGGTTACGGTCACGGGAAGCGGCGGCATTACCGCCCAGAATAAGGCGGCCCTGGCCAACTTTGGGCTGTCCGAAGCGGATGTGAGACCCATCAGCGTGCCCAGCATTGAGGCCGGCCTGCGGGCGGTAATCGAAGGTAGGGCCGACGCCACTACCATCAGCCTCGGTACGGCGGTGATCACCGAACTGGACGCGGAGAAGGGCGCCCGCTACCTGTCTTTTGACCCTTCGCCCGAGGCGGTGCGGCGGATGCAGCAGTACTATCCCTGCTACCTGGAGAAGGTAGAGCCCGGTCAGGGCCGGGTTGGGGTCAGAGAACCCGCTTACCTCATGTGCTACGAGTTCTACCTGGTGGGCTCGGAGAACCTGGGAGAGGAGACCGCCTACCAGATAGTCAAGGCGCTGTGGGAGCACAGTCAGGAACTGGGTGAGATCCACGCCCGGCTAAAGGACTGGGTTCCCGATCGTTTCGTCAACCCCCGGGCAACCATTCCCTATCATCCCGGAGCGGTGAAGTTCTACAAGGAAGCCGGCGTGTGGGGCCCGGACATGGAGTCGCTCCAAAGCCAGCTCCTGGCGGCAAAGTGA
- a CDS encoding TRAP transporter fused permease subunit, translating to MAASNNHDDRQAARPGGPDTLPALRYVKRALALAVPAVGVVAALDLPLYLTGVSLFSQQYLALFWGLASALVFLTVPASKRQGKTDIRWYDLVLAGLSLVAGIYVAVGYPRLLPTLGLIDNTRILLGAGATLIVLEATRRLTGWPLVIIVLTFILYGRFAYLFPGPLEGSGISWPRLISQLYLGADFLFGTPLKIAAIVVFGFVVFGQFLFTTGGGDFFVRLAEGAMGRQRGGPAKAAVIASSLFGTISGSAVANVASVGVVTIPLMKKTGYPAVFAGAVEAVSGTGGCIMPPVMGAAAFIMAEFLGVPYPVVAVAAVLPAILYYLGDFMQIHLRAVRLGLEGLPLEDIPSLRRTLARGWPFLIPVAVLVYALFVLYLRPEFSALIATASLLVVAALRKETRPSLSLRKVVEALEGVTKGMLEITIVCGAAGLIVGVVGYTGLGLSLSAFLTQLSGGNLLLLAVLTAVVSSILGMGMPVSACYILLAALAAPAMVQLGVDPLLAHLFIFYFGTFSFLTPPVCLAVYAASSIAGSPMMPTAVQAMKLAVAGYLVPFIFLYKPGLALVGPAGEVAWSVFDGVIATVLLACALEGYQFRTLSPPERLALAAAGILLFVPGWETRIIGLVIALAVGLLQLRAYRARQSSVPHCREAGL from the coding sequence GTGGCAGCCAGCAACAATCACGATGATAGGCAGGCGGCGAGACCGGGCGGGCCGGATACCCTTCCGGCCCTCCGGTACGTGAAACGCGCCCTGGCCCTGGCCGTACCGGCGGTAGGCGTGGTGGCGGCCCTGGATCTCCCCCTTTATCTAACCGGGGTTTCTCTGTTCAGCCAGCAGTACCTGGCCCTGTTCTGGGGATTGGCCAGCGCGCTGGTCTTCCTTACCGTGCCGGCTTCGAAGCGACAGGGTAAGACGGATATACGCTGGTACGATCTGGTTCTGGCGGGATTGAGCTTGGTTGCGGGGATATATGTGGCTGTGGGTTATCCCCGCCTGCTACCCACTCTAGGCCTTATCGATAATACCCGCATTCTCCTAGGTGCGGGGGCAACTCTGATAGTGTTGGAAGCTACCCGGCGGTTGACCGGCTGGCCCCTGGTGATAATCGTCCTGACCTTTATCCTGTACGGGCGCTTCGCCTATCTTTTCCCGGGTCCGTTGGAGGGAAGCGGGATTTCCTGGCCGCGACTCATAAGCCAATTGTACCTGGGGGCCGACTTCCTCTTCGGCACCCCTCTCAAGATTGCCGCCATAGTGGTTTTCGGCTTCGTGGTTTTCGGCCAGTTTCTCTTCACCACCGGAGGGGGTGACTTCTTCGTGCGGCTGGCCGAGGGGGCTATGGGCCGCCAGCGCGGTGGCCCGGCCAAGGCGGCGGTGATAGCCAGCTCCCTCTTCGGCACCATATCTGGTTCGGCGGTGGCCAACGTGGCCAGCGTGGGGGTGGTTACTATCCCTCTGATGAAGAAAACCGGCTACCCGGCGGTCTTCGCCGGCGCGGTAGAGGCCGTTTCCGGCACCGGCGGCTGCATCATGCCCCCGGTCATGGGGGCCGCCGCCTTCATAATGGCGGAGTTCCTTGGGGTGCCCTATCCGGTGGTGGCGGTGGCGGCGGTGCTGCCGGCAATCCTCTACTATCTGGGCGACTTCATGCAGATACACCTGCGCGCGGTCCGACTGGGGCTGGAGGGTTTACCGCTGGAGGATATTCCGTCGCTCAGGAGAACGCTGGCCCGTGGCTGGCCCTTCCTGATCCCCGTCGCCGTGTTGGTATATGCCCTCTTTGTTCTGTACCTGCGGCCGGAATTTTCGGCCCTGATTGCCACCGCTTCCCTGCTGGTAGTGGCGGCCCTGAGGAAGGAAACCCGCCCCAGCCTCAGCCTGAGAAAGGTTGTCGAGGCCCTGGAAGGGGTAACCAAAGGCATGCTGGAGATCACGATTGTGTGCGGGGCTGCCGGCCTGATCGTTGGAGTAGTAGGGTATACCGGCCTGGGCCTCTCGCTCTCGGCCTTCCTTACCCAGCTAAGCGGGGGCAATCTCTTGTTGCTGGCCGTGCTGACCGCGGTGGTAAGCTCCATCCTGGGAATGGGCATGCCGGTCAGCGCGTGCTACATCCTCCTGGCCGCCCTGGCGGCTCCGGCCATGGTTCAGCTGGGCGTGGATCCGCTCCTGGCCCACCTGTTCATATTCTACTTCGGCACCTTTTCCTTCCTTACACCCCCGGTCTGCCTGGCGGTTTACGCCGCCTCCTCCATTGCCGGCTCGCCGATGATGCCTACCGCCGTCCAGGCCATGAAGCTGGCGGTAGCCGGCTATTTGGTGCCTTTTATCTTCCTGTACAAGCCGGGACTGGCCTTGGTGGGACCGGCCGGCGAGGTAGCCTGGTCGGTATTCGACGGCGTGATCGCCACCGTGTTGCTGGCCTGTGCGCTAGAAGGATATCAGTTCCGGACTTTGAGCCCTCCGGAGCGCCTGGCCCTGGCGGCGGCAGGGATTCTCCTTTTCGTGCCCGGCTGGGAAACCCGGATCATCGGGCTGGTCATTGCCCTGGCGGTGGGGCTGCTGCAGCTAAGGGCTTACCGCGCTCGGCAGAGTTCGGTTCCCCATTGCCGCGAAGCTGGGCTTTAA
- a CDS encoding 3-oxoacyl-ACP reductase FabG translates to MPRLKDKVVIVTGAARGIGQVFARRLAQEGAKVVAADILDVGETLDQVRAQGAQALGLRVDVTRFESTREMAENTVAAFGRIDVLVNNAALYGGLKLKPFDAIPEEEWDRVFAVNVKGIWQCCRAVVPVMKRQGGGVIINISSASILEGAPLLSHYVASKGAVWAFTRSLARELGEYGIRVNSITPGYVMTRASKELSDDPKQLEFIHNVALEQRIFKRPMEPEDLEGVLVFLASDDSAFITGQNINVEGGARHY, encoded by the coding sequence TTGCCGAGGCTAAAAGATAAGGTGGTAATCGTCACCGGCGCCGCCCGGGGCATCGGGCAGGTATTCGCCCGACGGTTGGCCCAGGAGGGTGCCAAGGTAGTAGCCGCAGACATCCTGGACGTAGGCGAAACCTTGGACCAGGTCCGGGCCCAAGGGGCGCAGGCCCTGGGCCTCAGGGTAGACGTGACCCGGTTTGAAAGCACCCGGGAAATGGCCGAAAACACGGTGGCTGCTTTTGGTCGCATCGACGTGCTGGTTAACAACGCCGCCCTGTACGGCGGTCTGAAGCTCAAGCCCTTTGACGCCATTCCGGAGGAGGAATGGGACCGGGTTTTTGCGGTGAACGTCAAGGGGATATGGCAGTGTTGTCGGGCGGTAGTGCCGGTGATGAAGCGACAGGGCGGGGGCGTAATAATCAATATTTCCTCCGCCTCTATCCTGGAGGGAGCCCCACTGCTCAGTCATTACGTAGCCTCTAAGGGGGCGGTTTGGGCCTTTACCCGTTCCCTGGCCCGCGAGCTGGGCGAATACGGCATCCGGGTGAATTCCATTACCCCAGGATACGTAATGACCCGGGCCTCCAAGGAGCTCTCGGACGACCCCAAACAGCTCGAATTCATCCATAACGTGGCCCTGGAGCAACGGATTTTCAAGCGGCCCATGGAGCCCGAGGACCTGGAGGGAGTATTGGTTTTTCTGGCTTCGGACGACAGCGCCTTCATTACCGGACAGAACATTAATGTGGAAGGCGGAGCCCGCCACTACTAG
- a CDS encoding B12-binding domain-containing radical SAM protein encodes MRILLIAPETPGPKKKKAKVVPFPQLSLPLLAALTPGEHRVRIVDERLEEIPWDEPWDLAGITVMTATAPRAYELARSLRDRRVKVVLGGSHPTALPEEAAQHADSVVIGEAEGLWEELLQDAGRGRLRRFYRRDMPPSLAGLPSPRLDLLTGRYFLKQVYQTTRGCPHNCTFCSVSTVMGRKYRHRPVEEVIEEVRRSPGRLVGFLDDNIVGDPAYAEEFFAALAPLKKRWVSQGTVRMAENEELLRRAATSGCLGLFVGLESINEESLRQMRKTFNRIDRYGKLVERFHAHGIMVIGSFVFGFDQDDPSVFKRTLRFIEDTRIDFAQFSILTPLPGTDLFTKLKAEDRIFSYDWSRYDFAHVVYRPARMSPRELQDGYNFVFRSFYSWPRIAKGIARHWRYLPHVLRTKLYYSWVSRHPKLLSEKA; translated from the coding sequence TTGAGAATATTATTGATCGCGCCGGAGACGCCGGGACCCAAGAAAAAGAAGGCCAAGGTGGTGCCTTTCCCCCAGCTCAGCCTGCCGCTTCTTGCCGCCCTCACCCCCGGCGAGCACCGGGTTAGGATAGTGGACGAGCGGTTGGAGGAAATACCCTGGGACGAACCCTGGGACCTGGCGGGAATAACGGTGATGACCGCCACCGCCCCGCGGGCCTACGAACTCGCCCGCAGCCTGCGCGACCGGCGCGTAAAGGTGGTGCTGGGCGGGAGCCATCCTACGGCCCTGCCTGAGGAAGCCGCCCAACATGCGGACAGCGTGGTAATCGGGGAGGCCGAGGGGCTGTGGGAGGAACTCCTGCAGGACGCCGGCCGGGGCCGGCTCAGGCGGTTTTACCGCCGGGACATGCCTCCTTCCTTGGCCGGACTTCCTTCTCCCCGCCTGGATCTGCTCACCGGGAGGTATTTCTTGAAGCAGGTTTACCAGACTACCCGGGGGTGCCCGCACAACTGCACCTTCTGCTCGGTTTCCACGGTTATGGGCCGCAAGTACCGGCACCGGCCGGTGGAGGAGGTCATAGAGGAGGTCAGGCGCAGCCCCGGCCGGCTGGTGGGCTTCCTCGACGACAACATCGTGGGTGACCCGGCCTATGCCGAAGAGTTCTTTGCCGCCCTGGCTCCCCTTAAGAAGAGGTGGGTGAGCCAGGGCACCGTGAGGATGGCCGAGAACGAAGAACTGCTCCGGAGGGCGGCTACCAGCGGCTGCCTGGGCTTATTTGTGGGCTTGGAATCGATTAATGAGGAAAGTCTGCGTCAGATGCGCAAGACCTTCAACCGCATTGATAGATACGGCAAGCTCGTAGAGAGGTTTCACGCCCACGGCATTATGGTGATCGGCTCTTTTGTCTTCGGCTTTGATCAGGACGACCCGTCGGTGTTTAAACGAACCCTGCGTTTCATTGAAGACACCAGGATCGACTTCGCCCAGTTCTCCATCCTGACGCCTCTGCCGGGCACCGACCTCTTCACCAAGCTGAAGGCGGAGGATAGGATCTTCTCCTACGACTGGTCTCGGTACGACTTTGCTCACGTGGTATACCGGCCCGCCCGGATGAGCCCGAGGGAACTTCAGGACGGATACAATTTCGTCTTCCGCAGTTTCTACTCCTGGCCTCGGATCGCCAAAGGGATAGCACGCCACTGGCGCTACCTCCCCCACGTATTGCGCACGAAGCTCTACTATTCCTGGGTAAGCCGGCACCCGAAGCTGTTGTCCGAAAAGGCCTAG
- a CDS encoding FAD-dependent oxidoreductase gives MRGKGARALSGFFLVAVVLGLLGVGSVGGPGLAQESRDFEVVVVGAEPEGVAAALAAARSGVEVLLLERRDGPGGLFTYGWLNTFDLNYAPGGKGELVTRGIFAEVFREAGGSSFDVEHMRRLLAGFLRREPGLVVRYGALSVAPVLDESGALVAVRAVWPQRTYQFRARVFIDATADADLAAAAGVPWTYGGEDYGADEALPATLIFKLDGVDWAEVQGALSRDGKPYTGADSVSAWGFGDQMQHYRPGHPRLRIPDLNLGRQKDGSVLVNGLQISGVNGLDSASHREAYELARQEIPAIVSFMRSRLPGFARVHLLGVAPELYIRETRHIRGEYTLTVDDVLGNRYFPDQIGVGSYPVDLKRPTALGKPLMYSLPFRCLVPQKVDNLLVVGRSASFTSLAAGSARVVPVGMVAGQAAGVAAAVAVLENVTPRQIVRDARLMEQLQNRLRLQGAYLPRFDLKHAAADHWAYPAVRELQALGLVAGGYDNNYRLDEPMVAVSFSWLARSAFGLRHPEAPLPPPDRLPVPAEKRPVRLAEAGDFLDRLLNWYRPGQEVTFNPTHARLRGLAPGAPLTRAQAYTLLAEALMLDRSLGPGPGSAARPGLDGYR, from the coding sequence ATGCGCGGGAAAGGTGCAAGGGCCCTGAGCGGGTTCTTCTTGGTCGCGGTAGTCTTGGGTTTGCTGGGTGTGGGCTCGGTCGGTGGCCCCGGCCTGGCCCAAGAGTCCCGGGATTTTGAGGTGGTGGTGGTCGGGGCCGAGCCGGAAGGAGTGGCGGCGGCACTGGCTGCGGCCCGCAGCGGGGTGGAAGTTCTCCTCCTGGAGAGGCGGGACGGTCCCGGAGGGCTCTTTACTTACGGGTGGCTGAATACCTTTGATCTCAACTATGCTCCCGGGGGAAAGGGAGAGCTGGTAACCCGGGGTATCTTCGCCGAGGTCTTCCGGGAGGCAGGCGGGAGTTCCTTTGACGTGGAGCACATGCGGCGCCTGCTGGCGGGTTTCTTACGGCGGGAACCCGGCCTGGTGGTCCGCTACGGCGCCCTGTCCGTTGCCCCGGTACTCGACGAGTCCGGGGCGCTGGTGGCGGTCCGGGCCGTCTGGCCGCAGAGAACCTATCAGTTCCGCGCCCGGGTGTTTATAGACGCCACCGCCGACGCCGATTTGGCCGCGGCGGCGGGCGTGCCCTGGACCTACGGCGGAGAAGATTACGGCGCCGACGAAGCCCTGCCGGCCACGCTCATCTTCAAGCTGGACGGGGTGGACTGGGCGGAGGTGCAAGGCGCGTTGAGCCGAGACGGGAAGCCGTATACCGGCGCGGATTCGGTCTCGGCCTGGGGTTTCGGCGACCAGATGCAGCACTACCGGCCCGGCCACCCCCGGCTGCGGATACCGGATTTGAACCTAGGCCGCCAGAAGGATGGCAGCGTGCTGGTCAACGGACTGCAGATCAGCGGTGTCAACGGTCTGGACTCGGCTTCCCACCGGGAAGCCTACGAACTGGCCCGGCAGGAGATTCCGGCCATCGTGAGCTTCATGCGCTCCCGGCTCCCGGGTTTTGCCCGGGTACACCTCCTGGGTGTGGCTCCCGAGCTCTACATTCGCGAAACCAGGCATATCCGGGGCGAGTACACCCTCACCGTGGACGACGTGCTGGGAAACCGGTATTTCCCGGACCAGATCGGCGTGGGGTCCTATCCGGTAGACTTGAAGCGGCCGACCGCCTTGGGGAAGCCGCTGATGTACAGCCTCCCCTTCCGCTGCCTCGTGCCCCAGAAGGTGGATAACCTGCTGGTGGTGGGGCGTTCGGCCTCCTTCACTTCCCTGGCCGCCGGCAGCGCCCGGGTGGTCCCGGTGGGGATGGTGGCCGGGCAGGCCGCCGGCGTGGCCGCCGCCGTGGCCGTGCTGGAAAACGTTACCCCGCGGCAGATTGTCCGAGATGCCAGGCTCATGGAGCAGTTGCAGAACCGGCTGCGACTGCAGGGAGCCTACCTTCCGCGTTTTGACCTGAAGCATGCGGCGGCCGATCACTGGGCCTATCCCGCGGTGCGGGAACTGCAGGCTCTCGGCCTGGTGGCCGGAGGCTACGACAACAATTATCGCCTGGACGAGCCGATGGTTGCCGTCTCCTTCTCTTGGCTGGCCCGGTCCGCCTTCGGTCTCCGCCACCCGGAGGCCCCGCTTCCGCCTCCGGACCGGTTGCCGGTGCCGGCAGAGAAGCGACCGGTGAGGCTGGCAGAGGCCGGCGATTTCTTGGACCGCTTACTTAACTGGTACCGCCCGGGGCAGGAGGTCACCTTTAACCCTACCCATGCCCGGCTACGCGGTCTCGCTCCGGGCGCCCCTTTGACCCGGGCTCAGGCCTATACTCTGCTGGCGGAGGCGCTCATGCTGGACCGCAGTCTCGGGCCCGGTCCGGGTTCTGCGGCGAGACCCGGCCTCGACGGGTACCGTTGA
- a CDS encoding MBL fold metallo-hydrolase, translating into MSQSNFTLVREDRGDALYLIDLPHLMAGFNPFLAAWLLVTPRATYLVDPGPPVTVPHLLDALEGLGIEHLDYILLTHIHLDHAGATARVLDRYPRARVFAHPRGRHHLVAPAALWQASQDVMGRLAAYYGPPPPVPPERLADEAPGVEVIETPGHAAHHLCFLRGKILFVGEAAGVYQPVEGFYLRPATPRRFFPGPALASLDRLLELDLDGILLCHGHYGPNPRARETLDRHRAQLRLWAEVAADCLTRAEDEKAWYDTARSILLERDPLLACFPLLPPDVRRREQYFLDNSLEGFRDYLLHPSEAGSGSAPDARPGDPDAPP; encoded by the coding sequence ATGTCGCAGAGCAATTTCACCCTCGTACGGGAAGACCGGGGAGACGCATTATACCTGATAGACCTACCCCACCTGATGGCCGGGTTCAACCCTTTTCTGGCCGCCTGGCTCCTGGTCACCCCCCGGGCCACCTACCTGGTGGACCCCGGACCGCCCGTAACCGTCCCCCACCTCCTCGACGCGCTCGAGGGCCTGGGTATCGAGCACCTGGACTACATCCTCCTTACCCACATCCACCTCGACCACGCCGGCGCCACCGCCCGGGTACTGGACCGCTATCCCCGGGCCCGCGTCTTTGCCCATCCCCGGGGCCGGCACCATCTGGTCGCGCCCGCAGCCCTGTGGCAGGCCAGCCAGGATGTAATGGGCAGGCTGGCCGCCTACTACGGCCCGCCCCCACCGGTTCCACCGGAGCGGCTGGCGGACGAGGCTCCCGGCGTAGAAGTCATCGAAACGCCGGGCCACGCCGCCCACCACCTGTGCTTTCTACGGGGCAAGATTCTTTTTGTGGGTGAAGCCGCCGGCGTCTACCAGCCGGTAGAGGGTTTTTACCTCCGTCCCGCCACCCCTCGCCGCTTCTTCCCCGGGCCGGCCCTGGCCTCCCTCGACCGGCTTCTGGAACTGGACCTGGACGGCATCCTGCTCTGCCACGGTCACTACGGCCCCAACCCCAGGGCCCGGGAGACCCTGGACCGCCACCGGGCACAATTGCGCCTGTGGGCAGAAGTCGCGGCCGACTGCCTCACCAGGGCCGAGGACGAAAAGGCCTGGTACGATACGGCCCGGAGCATCCTCCTGGAGCGCGATCCCCTGCTGGCCTGCTTCCCCTTGCTGCCTCCCGACGTGCGGCGGCGCGAGCAGTACTTTCTGGACAACAGTCTGGAAGGTTTCCGGGATTATCTGCTGCACCCCTCCGAAGCCGGGTCGGGCTCCGCTCCGGATGCCCGGCCGGGAGATCCGGACGCGCCGCCGTAA